One genomic segment of Ignavibacteriota bacterium includes these proteins:
- a CDS encoding PD40 domain-containing protein — MMKNFFTIIFLISSICFSQNIKISSIEKVEIDQYSSAFYPQFSKDDENIIFTSENYKGLFSHNLRSNQTKIISDENGVGYKPVLIDEENYVLRNFNFEKGRKVHSVYLKNINSEKIEIIETSKRQIKIPNQIIGSELLIVENSTVNKKTILHDKFLKTNQTSKAIFSENDNLFLIQNDEIKNISPLGKGVYVWESLSNDGEKIIFTFGNQGSFVCDLEGNILLNIKDAHYPKFSPDDKFILFMKDKDDGQKYISSDLFIYSIEENKEYQITNTENMIEIFADWSNDQTSIVYNTILGEIYLAKISFEN; from the coding sequence ATGATGAAAAATTTTTTTACAATAATATTTTTAATTAGTTCAATATGTTTTTCTCAAAATATAAAGATTAGTTCAATTGAAAAAGTTGAGATTGACCAATATTCATCGGCATTTTATCCGCAATTTAGTAAAGATGACGAAAATATTATTTTCACTTCGGAAAATTATAAAGGATTATTCTCACACAATTTGAGATCAAATCAAACGAAAATTATTTCAGATGAAAATGGCGTTGGGTATAAACCGGTATTGATTGACGAAGAAAATTATGTTCTGAGAAATTTCAATTTTGAAAAAGGGCGAAAAGTACATTCAGTTTATCTAAAAAATATCAATTCTGAAAAAATAGAAATTATCGAAACATCTAAAAGACAAATTAAAATCCCAAATCAAATTATTGGCTCGGAATTACTAATTGTTGAAAATTCTACAGTAAATAAAAAAACAATATTGCATGATAAATTTCTTAAAACAAATCAGACTTCTAAAGCAATATTTTCTGAAAATGATAATTTATTTCTAATTCAAAATGATGAGATAAAGAATATTAGTCCGTTGGGAAAAGGAGTTTATGTTTGGGAATCTCTTTCGAACGATGGTGAAAAAATAATATTTACTTTTGGAAATCAAGGTTCATTTGTTTGTGATTTAGAAGGAAATATTTTGTTAAACATAAAAGATGCTCATTATCCAAAATTTTCTCCGGATGATAAATTTATTTTATTTATGAAAGATAAAGATGATGGACAGAAATATATTTCTTCGGATTTATTTATTTATTCAATTGAAGAAAATAAAGAGTATCAAATTACAAATACCGAAAATATGATTGAGATTTTTGCAGATTGGTCTAACGATCAAACCAGTATTGTTTACAATACTATTTTAGGTGAAATATATTTAGCAAAAATTAGTTTTGAAAATTAA
- a CDS encoding T9SS type A sorting domain-containing protein, with protein MKLALIIILLTIVSIISAQEYKSIHQLDREKFEPIIKEKLKNISKPISSEPIIPLNKSVIKNLSKSIFGYLPDWEYLENAHQDFNYDLLSHIAVFDFPVSKTGAISEPPSWPWTDVINSAHESGTKIIMVIVNFTANDIHEILTSSISKWIFLSGVKSKIKTYNLDGVNIDFEGLNTADRGNVINDFMKELTDSVHSISPDLEVSFAAPAVNWGGWNLTGLAQSCDYLFVMGYDFYGSWSTSTGPTAPLMGGSYNVTNTINVQYQTVTSFYPEKIILGVPYYGPHWQTSSVQEGSSIVKFIESKRYRDAQSLAENYGIKWSPTFKNSWFSYVESLQNHQVWFDTDSSLSLKYDLAISKKLKGVGMWALGYDGSRSELWNLLERKFSVTVNVDEENNLPKIFTLKQNYPNPFNPTTTIEYSVSPFSVISNEMRNLNDNSNITLKVFDVLGKEIATLVNENKSIGNYEVTFDASNLSAGIYFYKLYYQNNSITKKMLLIK; from the coding sequence ATGAAATTAGCATTAATAATAATTTTACTAACAATTGTGTCTATCATCTCAGCACAAGAATATAAAAGTATTCATCAGTTGGATAGGGAAAAATTTGAACCGATAATTAAGGAAAAACTAAAAAATATTTCTAAACCTATTTCTTCGGAACCAATAATACCTTTGAATAAATCAGTAATTAAAAATTTAAGTAAAAGTATTTTTGGATATTTACCTGATTGGGAATATTTGGAAAATGCACATCAAGATTTTAATTATGATTTGCTTTCGCATATTGCGGTTTTTGATTTTCCTGTTTCTAAAACCGGAGCAATTTCAGAACCGCCAAGTTGGCCTTGGACAGATGTTATAAACTCAGCGCATGAAAGTGGTACAAAAATTATAATGGTAATTGTAAATTTTACTGCAAATGATATTCATGAAATTTTAACAAGCTCAATTTCAAAATGGATATTTTTAAGCGGAGTAAAATCAAAAATAAAAACTTATAATTTAGATGGTGTGAACATTGATTTTGAAGGATTAAATACAGCTGACCGAGGAAATGTTATAAACGATTTTATGAAAGAATTAACAGATTCTGTCCATTCAATTTCACCTGATCTTGAAGTTTCATTTGCCGCACCGGCAGTTAATTGGGGAGGATGGAATTTAACTGGTTTAGCACAAAGTTGTGATTATCTTTTTGTTATGGGTTATGATTTTTATGGAAGCTGGAGCACATCTACTGGTCCAACAGCTCCTCTAATGGGCGGAAGTTATAATGTTACAAATACTATAAATGTTCAATATCAAACGGTTACTTCATTTTATCCAGAAAAAATAATATTAGGAGTACCATATTATGGTCCGCATTGGCAAACTTCCTCTGTTCAAGAAGGTTCATCCATTGTTAAATTTATTGAGTCAAAAAGATATAGAGATGCTCAATCATTGGCAGAAAACTATGGAATAAAATGGTCGCCAACTTTTAAGAATTCTTGGTTTAGCTACGTAGAAAGTTTACAAAATCATCAAGTTTGGTTTGATACTGATTCAAGTCTTTCTTTGAAGTATGATTTAGCAATTTCTAAAAAGCTAAAAGGCGTTGGTATGTGGGCTTTAGGTTACGATGGAAGCAGATCGGAACTTTGGAATTTACTTGAGCGAAAATTTTCAGTTACGGTAAATGTTGATGAAGAAAATAATTTACCGAAAATTTTTACACTAAAACAAAATTATCCAAATCCGTTTAACCCAACAACAACAATAGAATATTCTGTTTCACCATTTTCTGTCATTTCGAACGAAATGAGAAATCTCAATGACAATTCGAATATAACTTTAAAGGTATTTGATGTTTTAGGGAAAGAAATTGCAACTTTAGTTAATGAAAATAAATCAATCGGAAATTATGAAGTAACTTTTGATGCATCAAATTTATCAGCTGGAATATATTTTTATAAATTATATTATCAAAATAATTCAATAACAAAAAAAATGCTTTTAATTAAATAA
- a CDS encoding ferritin: MVSNKIESALNDQLNKEMFSSYLYLSMAAYFENKNLAGMSNWMKMQSQEEYLHAMKFYDFILRLGGKVKLGTLEAPQIEWNSPREVFENSLKHERFISDSIHKLFDLAIAESHHPTKSFLQWFVDEQVEEESTVLQIVENFNLIGEDKGALFMLDRELGSRIASPEEN; the protein is encoded by the coding sequence ATGGTATCAAATAAAATTGAATCAGCATTAAACGATCAACTTAATAAAGAAATGTTTTCATCTTACTTGTATTTATCAATGGCTGCATATTTTGAAAATAAAAATTTAGCCGGAATGTCAAATTGGATGAAAATGCAATCGCAAGAAGAATATTTACACGCAATGAAATTTTACGATTTTATTCTTCGTTTAGGCGGAAAAGTAAAATTGGGAACTTTAGAAGCACCGCAAATTGAGTGGAATTCACCAAGAGAAGTTTTTGAAAATTCACTAAAACACGAAAGATTTATTTCGGATAGTATTCACAAACTTTTTGATTTGGCAATTGCGGAAAGTCATCATCCTACAAAAAGTTTTTTACAATGGTTTGTTGATGAACAAGTTGAAGAAGAAAGTACTGTTCTACAAATTGTTGAAAATTTCAATTTAATTGGTGAAGATAAAGGTGCATTATTTATGTTAGATAGAGAATTGGGTTCAAGAATTGCTTCACCGGAAGAAAATTAA
- the rpmB gene encoding 50S ribosomal protein L28 produces the protein MSRRCELTGVEPITGSRISHAHNKTKRRFLPNLQKKRIWVKELNRFVTVKVSSKALKTLAKNGTSELAKLVQEKKIKIS, from the coding sequence ATGTCAAGAAGATGTGAATTAACCGGCGTAGAACCAATAACCGGAAGCCGTATTTCCCATGCTCATAACAAAACAAAAAGAAGATTTCTTCCAAATTTACAAAAGAAAAGAATTTGGGTTAAAGAATTAAATAGATTTGTAACTGTTAAGGTTAGTTCCAAAGCTTTAAAAACTTTAGCTAAAAATGGAACTTCTGAATTGGCAAAATTGGTTCAAGAAAAGAAAATTAAAATTTCCTAA
- a CDS encoding peptidase — protein sequence MFNQNKILIIVLALIFFSCKNNIDNKELENMEEKISQFAVTKIKYDKNLLDENQKIIIKKLYEAAKIIDEIFLEQVYSKNSEIKQKLINSDEPLDKLKLAYFNINFGPFDRLDHNKPFIGSDEKPLGANFYPEDLTKEEFENWIKDHPEDQKGFTSEFTVIKRDGNKLRSIPYFIYYREKLVKISKLLREAAEYAENQSLKNYLLLRAESFETDDYFKSDMAWMDLKDHTIEVVIGPYEVYEDELYNYKASYECFLTIVDPIETKKLETFSQYLNKMEANLPLPEEHKNFKRGSDSPIVVVQEVFSAGDSKAGVQTLAFNLPNDENVRKLKGSKKVMLKNIHEAKFEKLLKPIAQTVLDKDQLKYVTFNGFFTHTLMHEMSHGIGPGFIKVNGKETEVKKELKETYSKIEECKADILGMFNNKLMIENGVLPTEFENEMWITFLAGVFRSVRFGINEAHGSGTAIIYNFLLENGGYEFDKKSEKVKVNFEKIYPALKQLANKVLMIQATGNYNDAQKLISDYGKETNSIKNLVNKLSNLPVDIKPEFQIESELK from the coding sequence ATGTTTAATCAAAATAAAATTTTAATAATTGTTTTAGCATTAATTTTTTTTTCTTGTAAAAACAATATTGATAATAAGGAATTAGAAAATATGGAAGAAAAAATTTCTCAATTTGCGGTAACCAAAATAAAATATGATAAAAATCTGCTTGATGAAAATCAGAAAATAATTATAAAAAAACTTTATGAAGCTGCAAAAATTATTGACGAAATTTTCTTGGAACAAGTTTATTCCAAAAATTCCGAAATTAAACAAAAATTGATAAATTCCGATGAACCACTTGATAAATTAAAATTAGCGTATTTTAATATTAATTTTGGTCCATTTGATAGATTAGATCATAACAAACCATTTATTGGTTCCGATGAAAAACCGCTCGGCGCAAATTTTTATCCCGAAGATTTAACTAAAGAAGAATTTGAAAATTGGATTAAAGACCATCCGGAAGATCAAAAAGGATTTACAAGTGAATTTACAGTTATTAAGCGAGACGGAAACAAATTGCGTTCAATTCCCTATTTTATTTATTATAGAGAAAAACTTGTAAAAATTTCAAAACTTTTGCGCGAAGCTGCGGAATATGCGGAAAATCAATCGCTTAAAAATTATCTTTTATTAAGAGCCGAATCTTTTGAGACTGACGATTATTTTAAAAGTGATATGGCTTGGATGGATTTGAAAGACCATACAATTGAAGTTGTAATTGGTCCATATGAAGTTTATGAAGACGAACTTTATAATTACAAAGCAAGTTACGAATGCTTTCTAACAATTGTTGATCCGATTGAGACTAAAAAATTAGAAACATTTTCTCAATATTTAAATAAAATGGAAGCAAATTTGCCTTTGCCGGAAGAACATAAAAATTTTAAAAGAGGAAGTGATTCGCCGATTGTTGTTGTTCAAGAAGTTTTCAGCGCCGGTGATAGTAAAGCCGGAGTTCAAACTTTAGCTTTTAATCTGCCGAATGATGAAAATGTTAGAAAATTAAAAGGTTCCAAAAAAGTAATGCTGAAAAATATTCATGAAGCAAAATTTGAAAAATTACTTAAACCAATTGCGCAGACAGTTTTGGATAAAGATCAATTAAAATACGTTACATTTAATGGATTTTTCACGCATACTTTAATGCACGAAATGTCGCATGGAATTGGTCCAGGATTTATTAAAGTTAACGGAAAAGAAACGGAAGTTAAAAAAGAATTAAAAGAAACTTATTCTAAAATTGAAGAATGCAAAGCTGATATTTTAGGCATGTTCAATAATAAATTAATGATTGAAAATGGAGTTTTGCCAACCGAGTTTGAGAATGAAATGTGGATAACATTTCTTGCCGGAGTTTTTAGAAGTGTAAGATTTGGAATTAACGAAGCTCACGGAAGTGGAACGGCGATTATTTACAATTTTTTATTAGAAAATGGCGGATATGAATTTGATAAAAAATCTGAAAAAGTTAAAGTAAATTTTGAAAAAATATATCCGGCTTTAAAGCAATTAGCAAATAAAGTTTTGATGATTCAAGCAACGGGAAATTATAATGATGCGCAGAAATTGATTTCCGATTATGGAAAAGAAACCAATTCAATTAAAAATTTGGTTAATAAATTATCAAATTTACCGGTTGATATTAAACCCGAATTTCAGATTGAAAGTGAATTAAAATAA
- a CDS encoding N-acetylmuramoyl-L-alanine amidase: MIRKISVFLFITSFLFSEFTKIYAQKENYISVIIPEDEITTTSLSKYRLAANTLPGSSVTINDENIKVYNSGAFVNLLKLEFGENIFKIISTKDGEKITKEFTIIREEKKLKTTNSDELIIEDNLMMPSEDLWLDAGDILEVKIKGTPDCNATFMNGIKMIELPEKETKGVRGIYTGIYKVTDNDNLENLPITFSLEKDGEIVTKNSKAKVSLIPTKLPRVAITKGERPSLNYGLGTDRLGGSKLSFLEEGIKLIINGMYGDQYRVKLTDNLVAYISKDQVDLLQLGTHLPISLTDSWAAYGGKNFDKIIINLNEKLPFSTRQEINPTRIIVDIYGATSNSNWITQHLTTEGIKNLNYEQVENNLFRITIEPKRKQIWGYKIGYKNSTLEIEIKKQPEILKFDKLSFVLDAGHGGENNGALGATGLLEKNVTLDIVNRLEKMLIEKGAKVYRTREDDTYTLNGERLQKIFSFNADILISIHANSIGYNADPVKISGTSTYYKHIAFRPLSLKIYERMLELGLEPFGNVGNFNFTLNSPTEILNVLVETAFMSNPNDEIKLMDSEFKDKMCKQIIQGVQDFLYECEDNWN, from the coding sequence TTGATCAGAAAAATTTCAGTATTTCTATTTATTACGTCTTTTTTATTCTCGGAATTCACAAAGATATATGCACAAAAGGAAAATTATATTTCCGTAATTATTCCCGAAGATGAAATTACTACAACGTCATTATCAAAATACAGACTTGCCGCAAATACACTTCCCGGAAGCAGTGTTACAATTAATGATGAAAATATAAAAGTTTATAATTCCGGAGCTTTTGTAAATTTATTGAAATTAGAATTCGGTGAAAATATTTTTAAAATAATTTCAACAAAAGATGGGGAAAAAATCACCAAAGAATTTACAATTATTAGGGAAGAAAAAAAGTTAAAAACCACAAATTCTGATGAATTAATTATTGAAGATAATTTAATGATGCCGAGTGAAGATTTATGGCTTGATGCTGGCGATATTTTAGAAGTTAAAATTAAAGGTACTCCGGATTGCAATGCAACATTTATGAATGGAATTAAAATGATTGAACTTCCCGAAAAGGAAACAAAAGGTGTTAGAGGAATTTATACGGGAATTTATAAAGTTACGGATAATGATAATTTAGAAAATTTACCAATAACATTTTCACTTGAAAAAGATGGAGAAATTGTAACTAAAAATTCTAAAGCGAAAGTTTCATTAATTCCGACAAAACTGCCAAGAGTTGCAATAACAAAAGGAGAAAGACCTTCGTTAAATTATGGATTAGGAACAGATCGTCTTGGCGGCTCAAAATTATCATTTTTGGAAGAAGGAATAAAATTAATAATTAATGGAATGTACGGCGATCAATATCGTGTAAAATTAACAGATAATTTGGTGGCATATATTTCAAAAGATCAAGTTGATTTGCTTCAGCTTGGAACTCATTTGCCAATTTCGCTTACAGATTCTTGGGCTGCCTACGGCGGAAAAAATTTTGATAAAATTATTATCAATCTAAATGAGAAATTGCCTTTTTCCACACGACAAGAAATAAATCCTACACGAATAATTGTTGATATTTATGGTGCAACGTCAAACAGCAATTGGATTACTCAACATTTAACAACAGAAGGAATAAAGAATTTAAATTATGAACAAGTAGAAAATAATTTATTTAGAATTACAATTGAGCCAAAAAGAAAACAAATTTGGGGATATAAAATCGGCTATAAAAATTCAACACTCGAAATTGAAATTAAAAAACAGCCGGAAATTTTAAAGTTTGATAAACTTTCTTTTGTTTTAGATGCCGGACATGGCGGTGAAAATAATGGTGCTCTTGGTGCAACCGGTTTGCTTGAAAAAAATGTAACTCTTGATATTGTAAATCGGCTTGAAAAAATGTTAATCGAAAAGGGAGCTAAAGTTTACAGAACCAGAGAAGATGATACTTATACTTTAAACGGTGAAAGATTACAAAAAATATTTTCTTTTAATGCGGATATTTTAATAAGTATTCATGCAAATTCTATTGGCTATAATGCTGATCCGGTAAAAATTAGCGGAACAAGCACTTATTATAAACATATTGCATTTAGACCGCTTTCTTTAAAAATTTATGAAAGAATGTTAGAATTAGGATTAGAACCTTTTGGAAATGTTGGAAATTTCAATTTTACGCTAAATTCTCCTACGGAAATATTGAATGTTTTAGTCGAAACTGCTTTTATGTCAAATCCAAATGATGAAATAAAACTAATGGATTCCGAATTCAAGGATAAAATGTGCAAACAAATTATTCAAGGAGTTCAAGATTTTCTGTACGAATGTGAAGATAATTGGAATTAA
- a CDS encoding thioredoxin family protein, whose product MNIAVKKFLDEFPVNKLYTYEEFMKFSEEKVKNCEINKLTEHEKILFDYSKINLQRSNRINKTFKPNQQLVEIFQRLNFHQTWLVITEDWCGDSAQNLPYFIKYAELNIKIEVVVILRDSNLAAIDNYFNSPTSRGIPKIIGFDENGNELFVWGPRPKFAQDLVNRLKSEGYSKEEFNKELHLWYARNKGIELEKELIHIFENINSKVHKEK is encoded by the coding sequence ATGAATATTGCTGTTAAAAAATTTTTAGACGAATTCCCAGTTAACAAATTATATACTTACGAAGAATTCATGAAATTTTCTGAGGAAAAAGTTAAAAATTGTGAAATAAATAAACTAACGGAACACGAGAAAATTCTTTTTGATTACAGTAAAATTAATCTTCAAAGAAGTAATAGAATTAACAAAACTTTTAAACCAAATCAGCAATTAGTTGAAATTTTTCAAAGATTAAATTTTCATCAAACTTGGCTTGTGATTACTGAAGATTGGTGCGGAGATTCAGCTCAAAATCTTCCATATTTTATTAAGTATGCCGAACTAAATATAAAAATTGAAGTAGTTGTGATTTTACGAGATAGTAATTTGGCTGCAATTGATAATTATTTTAATTCGCCGACTTCACGCGGAATTCCAAAAATTATTGGTTTTGATGAAAATGGAAATGAATTATTTGTTTGGGGACCAAGACCAAAATTTGCGCAAGATTTGGTTAATCGATTAAAATCAGAAGGTTATTCCAAAGAAGAATTTAATAAAGAACTTCATTTATGGTACGCAAGAAATAAAGGTATAGAATTAGAAAAAGAACTTATCCATATTTTTGAAAATATTAACAGCAAAGTTCACAAAGAAAAATAA
- a CDS encoding TonB family protein, which produces MLKLSFYLYIIFVINLFAQDGIVKTYYGKGKVSSRVSFVNEVLEGESFWYFENGNIKDIKNYSDGKLNNSNKSFYENGLLKEEIHYSDGILNGVNKFYFENGGLKEVRTYDFGKLISVSELDYDSNYVAPFSAYEAGLNKKNYNNEDLLCDADVCPMPIGGIKEIEKNIVYPELAKKFNLEGKVLVSVIVGTKGETKKIAVHKGLGLGCDEAAIDAVKKTKFIPGEKKGEVIETEVIFSINFKLSENNQTKFVTTNEIKDELKIEPPKKQFIICENDVCPKPVGGINELLKNLKYPSQAKRNEISGEVEVEAKINDLGFVISAEVIKGIGYGCDEAAKSLIIKSEFEPAIENGKVVESTVKIIIPFILEN; this is translated from the coding sequence ATGTTAAAACTATCTTTTTATCTATATATAATTTTTGTGATTAATTTATTTGCTCAAGATGGAATTGTAAAAACTTATTATGGAAAAGGAAAAGTAAGTTCAAGAGTTTCATTTGTAAATGAAGTACTTGAAGGTGAATCTTTTTGGTATTTTGAAAACGGCAACATAAAAGACATCAAAAATTATTCTGATGGAAAATTAAATAACTCAAATAAAAGTTTTTATGAAAACGGTTTACTCAAAGAAGAAATTCATTATTCTGATGGAATATTAAATGGAGTAAATAAATTTTATTTTGAAAATGGCGGATTAAAAGAAGTTAGAACTTACGATTTTGGAAAATTAATTTCGGTTTCAGAATTAGATTATGATTCAAATTATGTTGCACCTTTTTCAGCATATGAAGCTGGATTAAATAAAAAGAATTATAATAATGAAGATTTACTTTGCGATGCTGATGTTTGTCCAATGCCGATTGGCGGAATTAAGGAAATTGAGAAAAATATTGTTTATCCGGAACTTGCTAAAAAATTTAATTTGGAAGGTAAGGTTTTAGTTTCGGTAATTGTTGGAACAAAAGGCGAGACAAAAAAGATTGCAGTTCACAAAGGTTTAGGCTTGGGTTGTGATGAAGCCGCAATTGATGCAGTGAAAAAGACGAAATTTATTCCGGGTGAAAAAAAAGGCGAAGTTATAGAAACAGAAGTTATATTTTCTATAAATTTTAAATTATCGGAAAATAACCAAACCAAGTTTGTTACAACAAATGAAATAAAAGACGAACTTAAAATTGAACCACCCAAAAAACAATTTATAATTTGTGAAAACGATGTTTGTCCAAAACCAGTTGGCGGAATTAATGAACTTCTTAAAAATTTAAAATATCCATCACAAGCTAAACGTAATGAAATTAGCGGCGAAGTTGAAGTTGAAGCAAAAATAAATGATTTAGGATTTGTTATAAGTGCGGAAGTAATAAAGGGAATTGGCTACGGTTGTGATGAAGCGGCTAAATCCTTAATCATAAAATCGGAATTTGAGCCTGCAATTGAAAATGGAAAAGTTGTTGAATCAACTGTAAAAATAATTATTCCATTTATTTTGGAAAACTAA